DNA from Hyphomicrobiales bacterium:
CAAGACGGTGGCGCTGCATTGCGCGCAGGAAGGCCTGCAGATCCGCTGTAATTCGGTGCACCCGGCAGCAGTCTGGACGGATATTTGGGACACGATGATCGGCAATGGCGAGGAAGCCGAAGAGAAGAAAAAGAAGGTGGCGCAAGGCACACCTTTGCACCGCTTTGGGCGGCCGGAAGAAGTAGCGGCGCTCTGCGTCCTGCTCGCCTCTGATGAAGCGACCTTCATGACCGGCACCGAACTCACGATTGATGGCGGGATCCTTGCCGGGTCTTCAGCCTCGCCGGGGCAGTAAAGGACGCAAGAAGAAGGCACGAAGCATGGGCGTTTCGGAGACCGCCAAAGCACTTTTCGACAAGCTTGTTCATCAGCAAGGCGACAAACTTGGCGTGGATGTCGGCAAGATGCTGCATGCCGATGCCCTGCGCGTTGCCGGAAAAGGCTTTGCGTTCGCCACCGGCGACAGGATCGTGATGAAACTGCCGAAGGAGCGTATTGATGAGCTGGAAGGCGAAGGGGTCGGCGAACGCATGACGATGGGCTCAGGGCTGAAACAGCGCACCATGCGTGAGTGGATCGCCATCCCGTGCGATGAAGATGAGGCCTGCCTTGAGCTTGCAGACGAGGCGCGCCGTTTCGTGCAGAGCCTTTAGGCCGCGGCCTTTCTTTCGTCGCGTTTTCCCGTGCAAAGGCGACGTTTCGCCCGGACCCATTCGATGGTCCAGCTCCACCCAGACGACATAGACAGATGCATCCCAACCGCTCCTTTCGTAAGCCTGATGCGGCGCGCAACATTGCGTTCGCACGCTCACGGGCGTTCGGCACGCTTGCCGTCAGCGCTGACAATGGGTCGCAGCCTGGCCCCTTGGTGAGCCATATTCCGTTTCTTCTCAGCGACGATGGTTCGTCCATTGAGCTGCATCTGGTGCGCTCCAACCCGATCGTGCGGGCTCTGCAGGATGACTTGCCCGCGGTCATCGCGGTGACCGGCGGTGATGCTTACGTCTCTCCGGATTGGTACGAGGTCGAGGATCAGGTCCCGACATGGAACTATGTGGCGGTTCATCTGCGCGGGACGCTGATGCGCCTCGCCGATGATCAACTGCACGGCATCCTGCAACGGCTGTCGGCGCATCAGGAAGAGCAGTTGCGACCGAAAAGGCCTTGGACGAGCGACAAGATGGACCAAACCGTCTACACCAAGATGCAGCGTCAGATCGTGCCGATCCGCATGGCCGTCAGCGACATTCAGGGCACGTGGAAACTGTCGCAGAACAAGCCTGATGATGTGCGTCTACGGGCTGCCAATGGCGTTGAACAGGCGCGATTGGGCCTCGCGACCGAGACCATACACCCGCTGATGCGCGATCCCGATGGCGACTGATCGGAAGACCGTTGCCGTTATTGGCTCCGGCCCGGCGGGCCTCATGGCGGCGGACGTTCTGTCTGACGCTAACGTTAAGGTCATTATTTGCGAAGCCAAGCCGTCGGTTGGGCGCAAGTTCCTGATGGCCGGAAAATCCGGTCTCAACCTCACCAAAGACGAACCGGACGCAGCCTTTTTGCGCGGTTTCTACGAGGCCGCGCCGCAAATGACGCCGATGCTGGCCGGCATGGGTCCGGGCGCCGTGAAACGGTTTGCCGAGGGCTTGGGGGAGGAGGTGTTCACCGGGTCCTCCGGACGCGTGTTCCCCAAGGCGATGAAAGCCTCGCCTATGCTGCGCGCTTGGCTTGGCCGACTGGCTGACAAGGACGTTGAGGTCCGCACCCGCTGGCGATGGACGGGTTTCGAGCCAAGTGGTCGCGCTGAGAAGCACAGAACGGGCGAGCACCAACACGATCTGCGATTTGAAACACCCGATGGCCCGCAGACGATTGCGCCCGATGCCACGATCCTGGCCCTTGGTGGGGCCAGCTGGTCGCGGCTTGGCTCAGATGGCGCGTGGACCGACCTGATGGATGAAAAGGGTGTTGCTGTCAGGCCTTTCAAGCCTGCCAATATGGGCCTGTCGGTCGCCTGGTCGGCGCTAATGGCCGCGCATTTTGGTGCGCCAGTGAAGGGCGTGCGCCTCAAGGCTGGCGAGGACTCCCATCTTGGCGAGTTCGTCATTTCCAGCTACGGCCTGGAAGGCAGCGGGATTTACGCTGTCTCAAGGGCGGTGCGCGAGGGCGCAGCGCTGGTGATCGATCTTTTGCCATCTCTTTCTCTGTTTCAAGCGACCGAAAGGCTCAGCAAACCGCGTGGCAAGGACTCAATGGCCAACCATTTGCGCAAGGCGCTCAAACTCAGCCCGGTTAAGCGCGCCCTGCTGATGGAGTTTGGGCGCCCTCTACCAGCCGATCCAGGCGATATAGCCCGCCTTATCAAGGGCTTGCCTGTCACCCATCAGGGACCGCGCCCCTTGGATGAGGCGATCTCCGTGGCGGGCGGCGTTGCGTGGGATGCCGTGGATGAGGGCCTCATGTTGCGCGATCTGCCGGGCGTATTCTGCGCAGGGGAAATGCTTGACTGGGAAGCGCCCACGGGCGGCTATCTGATCACTGGGTGCCTCGCCACCGGCAAGTGGGCGGGCGAACACACGCTGAAGCAGTTGTCGCTCGCGACAGAGCGCAGCGCTTAAAAACGACCAGGCTGAAGCGGTTGTCCGCATAGCGGTTGCTCTGGGCCGGAGCCTCCAGCTCTGGGCCTGCCGCCCAACCAGCATTCACTCTTGCTCTGGGCCTGCTGACAACCCAACACCTATTCTTGCTCTGGGCCTGCGGCCCAACCGCAGGGAACTGGATTTCTGCCCGATTATCCCCATATGAAGCTGTGCATGAGGACAGCGCACCGGTTCGCTATTGCGCGACCTTTGGTGGTATAAAAACCAAAGTGATTCTCCGGGCTTAGCGCTCTTTTCCACGACGATCTCTCGCCCACGACCGAAGGACTTCACCTTGACCGATACGCCCGCCGGTGAACCGACCCCAACCGAAAACCTTGAAGCTGAAAACGGCGCCGACTATGGCGCTGATTCCATCAAAGTTCTCAAAGGCTTGGACGCCGTGCGCAAACGGCCGGGCATGTATATCGGCGACACCGACGACGGCTCCGGCCTGCACCATATGGTCTATGAGGTGGTCGACAACGCCATCGACGAGGCGCTTGCCGGCCACGCCAGCGAGGTCACCGTGGCGCTGAACGCCGACGGATCGGTGACAGTGCGCGATGACGGGCGAGGGATTCCGACCGATATTCACACCGAAGAAGGCATTTCCGCCGCCGAGGTCATCATGACCCAACTGCACGCCGGCGGTAAGTTCGACCAAAATTCCTACAAAGTGTCCGGCGGCCTGCATGGCGTCGGCGTCTCGGTGGTGAACGCCCTATCGACCACGCTTGAGCTGCGCATTTGGCGCGCCGGCCAGGAGCATTGGATGTCATTCTCCCACGGGGTGTCTGATGGGCCGCTGAAAGTGGTCGGCGATGCCGGTGGTCAGACGGGTACCGAGGTGACCTTCACGCCCTCGCCCGACACGTTCACGAACATTGAGTTTTCCTTCGACACGCTGGAGCATCGCCTGCGCGAGTTGGCGTTCCTCAATTCCGGGGTGAAGATCACCCTGTCGGACAAGCGCGGCGTCGATGACAAAGTGGTGACGCTGGAATATGAGGGTGGCCTGAAAGAGTTCGTCGCCTTCCTCGATCGCAAAAAGAAACCGGTGCTCGAAGCGCCGATCTTCGTCACAGCGGAGAAAGACGGCATCACGGTGGAAGTCGCCATGTGGTGGAACGACAGCTACCACGAGAACGTGCTTTGCTTCACCAACAACATCCCTCAGCGCGACGGCGGCACCCATTTGGCGGGCTTCCGCGCCGCGCTCACGCGCCAGGTAACCGGCTATGCGGACTCCTCCGGCCTCACCAAAAAAGAGAAGGTGAACCCCACCGGTGATGATTGCCGCGAGGGCTTGACGGCAGTCCTGTCGGTCAAGGTGCCAGACCCGAAATTCTCCTCGCAGACCAAAGACAAGCTTGTTTCCTCCGAAGTCCGCCCGGTGGTGGAAAACGTGCTCAATTCCTCGCTTTCGACTTGGTTTGAGGAAAACCCGGCACACGCCAAGAGCATTGTCTCGAAGGTAATCGAGGCAGCTGCGGCGCGCGAAGCGGCCCGCAAGGCGCGCGAACTCACCCGTCGCAAGGGTGCGCTCGATGTCGCCTCCCTGCCGGGCAAACTTGCCGACTGCCAAGAGCGCGATCCGGCCAAATCAGAACTCTTCCTGGTTGAGGGTGACAGTGCTGGCGGGTCGGCCAAACAGGGCCGGGTGCGTGAAACCCAGGCTGTGCTACCGCTGCGCGGTAAGATTTTGAATGTGGAACGCGCCCGCTTTGATAAAATGCTTTCCTCCAATGAGATCGGCACGCTGATCACAGCGTTGGGGACAGGCATTGGGGCGGAGGAGTTCAATCCGGACAAACTGCGCTACCACAAGATCATCATCATGACCGATGCGGACGTGGATGGCTCGCACATCCGCACACTGCTTTTGACGTTTTTCTTCCGCCAGATGCGCGAGATCATCGAGCGTGGGCATCTCTACATCGCCCAGCCGCCGCTCTACAAAATGAAGCGGGGCAACTCTGAGCAATATCTAAAGGATGAGGCGGCGCTGCAGGATTACCTACTCGATGGCGGGCTGGAAGGCGCGAGCCTTACGCTAGCGTCAGGGGAAGTTCTTTCCGGCCAAGATTTACTGGCCACCGTCAACGAGGCACGAAAGATTTCTTCGGTCCTCGACGGATTGCATCATCGCTACAACCGCGATGTGGTCGAACAGGCTGCCATTGCCGGCGCGC
Protein-coding regions in this window:
- a CDS encoding TIGR03862 family flavoprotein, producing the protein MATDRKTVAVIGSGPAGLMAADVLSDANVKVIICEAKPSVGRKFLMAGKSGLNLTKDEPDAAFLRGFYEAAPQMTPMLAGMGPGAVKRFAEGLGEEVFTGSSGRVFPKAMKASPMLRAWLGRLADKDVEVRTRWRWTGFEPSGRAEKHRTGEHQHDLRFETPDGPQTIAPDATILALGGASWSRLGSDGAWTDLMDEKGVAVRPFKPANMGLSVAWSALMAAHFGAPVKGVRLKAGEDSHLGEFVISSYGLEGSGIYAVSRAVREGAALVIDLLPSLSLFQATERLSKPRGKDSMANHLRKALKLSPVKRALLMEFGRPLPADPGDIARLIKGLPVTHQGPRPLDEAISVAGGVAWDAVDEGLMLRDLPGVFCAGEMLDWEAPTGGYLITGCLATGKWAGEHTLKQLSLATERSA
- the gyrB gene encoding DNA topoisomerase (ATP-hydrolyzing) subunit B; amino-acid sequence: MTDTPAGEPTPTENLEAENGADYGADSIKVLKGLDAVRKRPGMYIGDTDDGSGLHHMVYEVVDNAIDEALAGHASEVTVALNADGSVTVRDDGRGIPTDIHTEEGISAAEVIMTQLHAGGKFDQNSYKVSGGLHGVGVSVVNALSTTLELRIWRAGQEHWMSFSHGVSDGPLKVVGDAGGQTGTEVTFTPSPDTFTNIEFSFDTLEHRLRELAFLNSGVKITLSDKRGVDDKVVTLEYEGGLKEFVAFLDRKKKPVLEAPIFVTAEKDGITVEVAMWWNDSYHENVLCFTNNIPQRDGGTHLAGFRAALTRQVTGYADSSGLTKKEKVNPTGDDCREGLTAVLSVKVPDPKFSSQTKDKLVSSEVRPVVENVLNSSLSTWFEENPAHAKSIVSKVIEAAAAREAARKARELTRRKGALDVASLPGKLADCQERDPAKSELFLVEGDSAGGSAKQGRVRETQAVLPLRGKILNVERARFDKMLSSNEIGTLITALGTGIGAEEFNPDKLRYHKIIIMTDADVDGSHIRTLLLTFFFRQMREIIERGHLYIAQPPLYKMKRGNSEQYLKDEAALQDYLLDGGLEGASLTLASGEVLSGQDLLATVNEARKISSVLDGLHHRYNRDVVEQAAIAGALNAALLSKVDQAEEAAAYVARRIDILADEFEKGWEGKRLESGDLRFTRTLRGVTDVVTIDTALLDSADALRLDGFASHLQEIYGKAAVLRRKDAELQIRGPRALVSALMEMGRKGVSLQRYKGLGEMNPDQLWETTLDPNVRTLLQVKIKEADEADGIFSDLMGDDVDPRRAFIQDNALTVGNLDI
- a CDS encoding FMN-binding negative transcriptional regulator, whose amino-acid sequence is MHPNRSFRKPDAARNIAFARSRAFGTLAVSADNGSQPGPLVSHIPFLLSDDGSSIELHLVRSNPIVRALQDDLPAVIAVTGGDAYVSPDWYEVEDQVPTWNYVAVHLRGTLMRLADDQLHGILQRLSAHQEEQLRPKRPWTSDKMDQTVYTKMQRQIVPIRMAVSDIQGTWKLSQNKPDDVRLRAANGVEQARLGLATETIHPLMRDPDGD